The Triticum aestivum cultivar Chinese Spring chromosome 7B, IWGSC CS RefSeq v2.1, whole genome shotgun sequence genome window below encodes:
- the LOC123157850 gene encoding uncharacterized protein — protein sequence MTSWPEIAKFQNKPFPLYDKLGDLYGGHIAEGDFNFTSTEVTKVSDGDLEVEREKTAFSFDLNQYGDDLHMYDDPRDAAPSDGPSDAAPNDGPRDDAPSDGPRGAAPSDGSRDATQRGGVATSSNKHVKESKKGKKRDDPMVEVMAQYVEIKRKQAKEESALLVGAKNAQEFSISKCIAVLHKMESIRRDERATAYKVFKSVENHEIFLNSVAEDEESAAVFLRSEMAELTQSI from the exons ATGACT TCATGGCCAGAAATAGCTAAGTTCCAGAATAAGCCCTTTCCCCTCTACGATAAGCTTGGTGATCTGTATGGTG GGCATATAGCAGAAGGTGACTTCAATTTCACATCAACTGAGGTTACAAAAGTGAGTGATGGTGATCTCGAAGTTGAAAGAGAGAAGACTGCCTTCTCTTTTGACCTGAATCAATACGGTGATGATTTACACATGTATGATGATCCAAGAGATGCCGCCCCAAGTGATGGTCCAAGTGATGCTGCCCCAAATGATGGTCCCAGAGATGATGCCCCAAGTGATGGTCCAAGAGGTGCTGCCCCAAGTGATGGTTCAAGAGATGCTACACAAAGAGGTGGTGTTGCTACATCAAGCAACAAGCATGTGAAGGAATCAAAGAAGGGTAAGAAGCGTGATGATCCTATGGTGGAAGTGATGGCACAATATGTGGAGATCAAACGAAAGCAAGCGAAGGAGGAGTCTGCTCTATTGGTCGGGGCAAAAAATGCGCAAGAATTCTCCATCAGCAAGTGCATTGCTGTTTTGCACAAGATGGAAAGCATCCGCCGCGATGAACGAGCCACTGCCTACAAAGTGTTCAAAAGTGTTGAGAATCATGAGATCTTTCTTAATTCTGTCGCCGAAGATGAAGAGAGTGCTGCAGTGTTTCTTCGGAGCGAAATGGCAGAGTTGACTCAAAGCATCTAA